CTCTCTCGATGACCCTGCCACGATCCAATACGTAGATGCAGTCGGCGTTACGGATCGTTGATAACCTGTGCGCGATGACAAAGGCGGTCCTGTTTGCCATCAGGCGGTCCAAGGCCTCCTGGATGAGGCGCTCGGTCTCGCTGTCGACGGATGCCGTCGCCTCATCTAACAAAAGTATCGGAGGGTTCTTTAACAAGGCGCGTGCGATCGACAGGCGTTGCCTCTCGCCGCCGGAGAGTTTGACGCCGCGTTCACCGACGACGGTATCGAGTCCCTCGGAAAGTTCGCGCACAAAGTGATCGGCATTGGCGGCGGCCAGAGCCGACCACATTTCCTCGTCGGTAGCGTCGCGTTTGCCGAGCTGGAGGTTTTCCTTCACCGGGCCGTTGAACAGGAATGGCTCCTGCGTCACGTAACCGATCGTGGACCGCAGCGACGCCTTGGACACCGTGTTGAGCTCCACGCCGTCGATGGTGATGGAGCCGCTGCCGTATTCATAGAACCGGCACAGTAGATTGACGATGGTGGATTTCCCGGCGCCGGTAGAGCCAACCAGGGCTATGGTCTGCCCCGGTTTTGCCTCCAGGGAGATACCCTTGAGCGTCGGCTCCTTGTCGTAGGAGAAATTAAGCTTTTCTAACACAACGTGCCCGCGAACCGGTTGTTGCAGCTCCACTCCGGTGGTGGCATTCACTTCGATCTCCTCATCAAGGATGGCGAACACGCGCTCGGCGGCTGCGCGGGACGATTGGGTCATCTGGTTGAGCTGGTGCAGCCTGCCGAGCGGTTCATAGAGAGCCCAGATGATGGTGAAGAATTCCAACAAGACATCGATATTGAGATGGCCGTGGTATATTTGCCACGCCCCCACCCCGAGCACAAGCGTGTAGCCGATGGAGTTGAAAAAGCTCATCGCCGGCGCGTACAATGCCCAGGCTTTCATCACCACCAGGTTGGCATCACGGACCCGCGCCGAGGAATCATTGAAGCTCTTGAGTTCATCATCCTCGGCGGCATAGGATTTGATCTGGCGTATACCGGCGATGTTGTCGTGGAGGAGTGCATTCATCTCTCCGGTCGCTTTTCTTACCAGTCTGTATCGCTTGGCCGCATGCCTCGAATACAGCCAGGCACCGATGACTAACAGCGGCAGGGGAGCCAATGCGGAAACGGCCAGCAGCGGAGAACGGGTGAAGAGGAATGCGGTGACAATGGCGACCTGTAAAAACGCCACCAAACCCTGCTCGATACCATCGATCAGCACACGCTCCATTTGCGGCACATCCTCCGCCACACGGGTCATCACATCGCCCGTGCGGCGGGAATCAAACCATTTCAGCCGCAAACGCTGCAGTTTATCGTATAACTCGGAACGCAGATCGTAGATCGCGCGCTGCTCGAAGGTGTTGTTGATGAGGATGCGGAGGAAATTGAAAAAATCCCGACCGAAGAAGGCGACGAGCACGATGACGATGTAGGGCCAGAGCTTGTCGATCTGCCCCTCGGTGATCACCTCACGGGTAACGCGGCCCGTCATCAGGGGGAATGCGAGCAGCATGACGGTCATCAGGATGGCGCATACCAGCTGGGCTACAGCCAGTCTGGGGTACTTGCCTAGGTAGGAAAAGATGCGGAAAATAGTCT
The sequence above is drawn from the Akkermansiaceae bacterium genome and encodes:
- a CDS encoding ABC transporter ATP-binding protein — encoded protein: MKTIFRIFSYLGKYPRLAVAQLVCAILMTVMLLAFPLMTGRVTREVITEGQIDKLWPYIVIVLVAFFGRDFFNFLRILINNTFEQRAIYDLRSELYDKLQRLRLKWFDSRRTGDVMTRVAEDVPQMERVLIDGIEQGLVAFLQVAIVTAFLFTRSPLLAVSALAPLPLLVIGAWLYSRHAAKRYRLVRKATGEMNALLHDNIAGIRQIKSYAAEDDELKSFNDSSARVRDANLVVMKAWALYAPAMSFFNSIGYTLVLGVGAWQIYHGHLNIDVLLEFFTIIWALYEPLGRLHQLNQMTQSSRAAAERVFAILDEEIEVNATTGVELQQPVRGHVVLEKLNFSYDKEPTLKGISLEAKPGQTIALVGSTGAGKSTIVNLLCRFYEYGSGSITIDGVELNTVSKASLRSTIGYVTQEPFLFNGPVKENLQLGKRDATDEEMWSALAAANADHFVRELSEGLDTVVGERGVKLSGGERQRLSIARALLKNPPILLLDEATASVDSETERLIQEALDRLMANRTAFVIAHRLSTIRNADCIYVLDRGRVIERGTHDELLAKDGKYAELSKQSFLG